In Mesotoga sp. UBA6090, a single genomic region encodes these proteins:
- a CDS encoding zinc-dependent alcohol dehydrogenase codes for MPRMLVATAPGKAEIVEYRDRKIAANEVMVEVEFASPKHGSEIADFRGESPLIDERYDDDWKLLVPRSPDQRKGVEFGSWNLGNMWVGKIVAKGVDVKDYSVGERVCSYGGIRETQIVNALGNHRLLRVPKAVSWKSAVCYDPAQFALSGIRDGNVRPGDHVAVIGLGAIGLLAVQLAKKIGASPVIAVDPIEVRREVALNSGADFALDPKACDVGLEIKRLTVKTGADCIIETSGAPSALQSALRGLAHGGTISYVAWAKEFLGGISFGREAHYNYGRLIFSRAASEPGPDYPRWNRKRVERVCWEMICTGSLRGDEIVNPVVSFEESAEAYCKYVDTSPELSIKLGVAF; via the coding sequence ATGCCAAGAATGCTTGTTGCAACTGCGCCAGGAAAAGCGGAGATTGTTGAATACCGGGACAGGAAGATAGCGGCGAACGAGGTTATGGTTGAAGTCGAGTTCGCTTCTCCAAAGCACGGTTCGGAGATAGCTGATTTCAGAGGCGAGAGTCCGCTTATAGACGAACGTTACGATGACGACTGGAAGCTTTTAGTTCCCCGATCACCGGATCAGAGAAAGGGAGTTGAGTTCGGTTCCTGGAATCTCGGCAATATGTGGGTAGGTAAAATTGTTGCAAAGGGTGTGGATGTGAAGGACTACAGTGTTGGTGAGAGGGTCTGTTCTTACGGAGGAATTCGCGAGACTCAAATTGTCAACGCCTTAGGCAATCACCGTCTATTGAGAGTTCCTAAAGCCGTCTCCTGGAAGAGCGCCGTGTGCTATGATCCAGCTCAGTTTGCTCTGTCTGGGATCAGAGACGGGAACGTGAGACCGGGTGACCATGTTGCAGTAATCGGACTTGGAGCCATAGGACTGCTGGCTGTCCAACTCGCGAAGAAGATCGGGGCCAGCCCCGTGATAGCAGTCGACCCTATTGAAGTCAGACGGGAGGTTGCGCTGAACTCAGGTGCGGATTTTGCTTTAGATCCAAAAGCGTGCGATGTTGGACTTGAGATCAAGAGGCTCACCGTTAAGACCGGTGCAGACTGCATAATCGAGACAAGCGGAGCTCCTTCTGCTCTGCAATCGGCCCTCAGAGGTCTTGCTCACGGGGGAACAATTTCGTACGTTGCCTGGGCAAAGGAGTTTCTCGGGGGCATCAGTTTTGGACGTGAAGCCCATTACAATTATGGGCGGTTGATCTTCTCCCGTGCAGCAAGTGAACCGGGACCTGACTATCCGAGGTGGAACAGAAAGAGAGTGGAAAGAGTCTGCTGGGAGATGATATGCACAGGTTCTCTTCGCGGCGATGAAATCGTCAACCCCGTCGTCAGCTTTGAAGAGTCCGCCGAAGCCTACTGCAAGTACGTCGATACAAGTCCCGAGCTGAGCATCAAGCTCGGAGTGGCCTTTTGA